From one Gemmatimonadales bacterium genomic stretch:
- a CDS encoding J domain-containing protein, producing the protein MAAKDFYQVLGVPDSASQADIKKAYRRLAKQYHPDANPNNPKASERFKEISEAHSVLSDAEKRKQYDQMRRLGAFDGMARGPRAGAGARSGGASPGDVDTGGIEFGDFGGLGDIFSSIFGRGRREEPRAEALETMVEIPFRVAMLGGRVPVTLSVTEPCPTCTGSGGAPGATWSTCPECNGRGTISFGQGGFAVNRPCPQCRGRGRIPSEPCPTCHGAGEVRSERSIVITVPPGTEDGSRVRLRGQGETSRPGAPPGDLLVTFQVQSDRFFHREGLDIVCEVPINMAQAALGTRLRVRTLDGKKVMLRIPPGTQPGRKFRIKGQGIEKNGRRGDQLVAVQVTFPSELTPEQQELLKKFADSAGLPY; encoded by the coding sequence GTGGCGGCAAAGGACTTCTATCAGGTCCTCGGAGTTCCCGATTCCGCCAGTCAGGCGGATATCAAGAAGGCCTACCGGCGGCTGGCAAAGCAGTACCATCCGGACGCCAACCCGAACAACCCCAAGGCCAGCGAGCGCTTCAAGGAGATTTCCGAGGCGCACAGCGTGCTGTCCGACGCGGAGAAACGGAAACAGTACGATCAGATGCGCCGGCTCGGCGCGTTCGACGGGATGGCCCGGGGCCCTCGCGCGGGTGCCGGCGCTCGATCGGGCGGCGCCTCACCGGGAGACGTCGACACGGGCGGGATCGAATTCGGCGATTTCGGCGGCCTGGGCGACATCTTCTCCTCGATCTTCGGGCGGGGCCGCCGGGAAGAGCCACGCGCCGAGGCGCTGGAGACCATGGTCGAGATACCCTTCCGGGTGGCGATGCTGGGAGGCCGGGTCCCGGTCACGTTGTCGGTCACCGAGCCATGCCCCACCTGCACCGGGAGCGGCGGTGCACCGGGCGCCACCTGGTCCACCTGTCCCGAGTGCAACGGCCGCGGAACCATCTCGTTCGGTCAAGGTGGATTCGCCGTCAATCGTCCCTGTCCCCAATGCCGCGGCCGGGGGCGGATCCCTTCGGAGCCGTGTCCCACCTGTCACGGCGCGGGGGAGGTCCGGAGCGAGCGCAGCATCGTCATCACCGTGCCGCCGGGCACCGAGGACGGCTCCCGGGTGCGTCTCCGGGGACAAGGCGAGACCAGCCGTCCCGGTGCGCCGCCGGGAGATCTGCTGGTCACCTTTCAGGTGCAGTCGGACCGCTTCTTCCATCGCGAGGGGCTCGACATCGTCTGCGAGGTGCCGATCAACATGGCGCAGGCAGCCCTTGGCACCCGGCTTCGGGTGCGAACGCTGGACGGCAAGAAGGTGATGTTGCGGATCCCGCCGGGCACTCAGCCGGGCCGGAAATTCCGGATCAAGGGGCAGGGGATCGAGAAGAATGGCCGGCGGGGCGACCAGCTGGTGGCGGTTCAGGTGACCTTCCCCAGCGAGCTCACTCCGGAGCAGCAGGAGCTGCTCAAGAAGTTCGCCGATTCGGCGGGCCTACCCTACTGA
- a CDS encoding nucleotide exchange factor GrpE, whose protein sequence is MTGPSADGADLASTDMSADPSSRQEESQADFGGGVGGLPMEPQAEAVRRLESQLEGVREQHLRLAAEFDNYRKRIARERAELTDRAQAGLVSRLLDVLDDMDRLSGDTGNATPEALRHAIELVTRKLDKELSAAGLERIDPVGKPFDPSLHEAVSTVPPPSPAEDHQVSATFQAGYRFKGTLVRPARVQVYSEQGQA, encoded by the coding sequence GTGACAGGCCCCAGCGCCGATGGCGCCGACCTGGCCTCGACCGACATGTCAGCCGACCCGTCGTCCCGTCAGGAGGAGAGCCAAGCGGATTTCGGCGGGGGTGTCGGCGGTCTGCCGATGGAGCCCCAGGCCGAGGCCGTGCGGCGGCTGGAGTCGCAGCTGGAGGGAGTGCGCGAGCAACACCTGAGGCTTGCCGCTGAGTTCGACAACTACCGCAAGCGCATCGCACGGGAGCGGGCCGAGCTGACTGACCGGGCCCAGGCCGGTCTGGTGAGCCGGCTGCTCGACGTGCTCGACGACATGGATCGCCTCAGTGGGGACACCGGCAACGCCACGCCGGAGGCGCTCCGTCACGCTATCGAGCTGGTGACCCGGAAGCTGGACAAGGAGCTGTCCGCCGCGGGGCTCGAGCGCATCGACCCGGTCGGAAAACCCTTTGATCCCAGCTTGCACGAGGCCGTCTCCACGGTGCCGCCGCCGTCCCCGGCGGAGGATCACCAGGTGAGCGCCACCTTCCAGGCCGGGTACCGCTTCAAAGGAACGCTGGTGCGCCCCGCGCGCGTTCAGGTCTACTCCGAGCAGGGGCAGGCGTAA
- a CDS encoding competence/damage-inducible protein A: protein MDLELVTIGTELLLGFTVDTNGAEIAQALAAEGARIVRRTAVADRPDHIREAVESALGRTGAVLTTGGLGPTRDDMSKRVVAELLDLPLEFDDTVWADVLARYARFQRTPAASNRSQAEVPAGATVLRNRWGTAPGLWIEHPYAESPRGTGLVIMLPGVPFEMRMLLQHEVVPRLAGRSDGAVIRSLTLRTTGIPESTLAERMGEIEREIAPLTLAYLPGLDGVDLRLSAWQLGPEEAQQRLRSAAGIIRSRAEGVIYGEDDDDLAALVLDRARAKRLRLGTAESCTGGLVGGRLTEVPGSSDVFMGAVVCYHNDLKTSLLSVPPELIQAEGAVSEAVASAMATGALTRLGIDAAVAVTGIAGPGGGSESKPVGTIWLAVALGGVVETRKSVFGGSRHDIRARAAQGALSLLYKSLPH, encoded by the coding sequence ATGGACCTCGAGCTCGTCACCATTGGTACCGAGCTGCTGCTCGGCTTCACGGTCGACACCAACGGCGCGGAGATCGCGCAGGCGCTTGCGGCGGAAGGCGCGCGTATCGTCCGCCGCACCGCGGTAGCCGACCGTCCGGACCACATCCGGGAGGCTGTCGAGTCCGCGCTCGGCCGGACCGGCGCGGTGCTTACCACCGGAGGCCTGGGACCGACCCGTGACGACATGAGCAAGCGGGTGGTGGCCGAGCTGCTGGACCTGCCGCTCGAGTTCGACGACACCGTCTGGGCCGACGTGCTGGCGCGCTACGCGCGGTTCCAGCGCACTCCGGCCGCGAGCAACCGCTCTCAAGCCGAAGTGCCGGCGGGCGCCACGGTTTTGCGGAATCGCTGGGGCACGGCGCCGGGACTCTGGATCGAGCACCCCTATGCGGAGAGCCCGCGAGGCACGGGGCTCGTCATCATGCTCCCCGGCGTTCCCTTCGAGATGCGCATGCTGCTGCAGCACGAGGTCGTGCCGCGGCTGGCCGGCCGGAGCGACGGTGCGGTGATCCGCTCGCTCACCCTCCGGACTACCGGCATCCCCGAGTCGACCCTGGCCGAGCGGATGGGTGAGATCGAGCGGGAGATCGCCCCCCTCACGCTGGCATATCTCCCGGGCCTCGACGGCGTCGATCTTCGGCTCAGCGCCTGGCAGCTTGGTCCCGAGGAGGCGCAGCAGCGGCTCCGCAGCGCCGCCGGCATTATTCGCAGTCGCGCCGAGGGGGTCATCTACGGCGAAGACGATGACGATCTCGCCGCCCTGGTGCTCGACCGGGCCCGCGCCAAGCGGCTCCGGCTCGGCACCGCCGAGTCCTGTACCGGCGGGCTGGTGGGCGGCCGGTTGACCGAAGTGCCCGGCAGCTCGGACGTCTTCATGGGTGCGGTGGTCTGCTACCACAACGACCTCAAGACCTCGCTTCTGAGCGTGCCGCCCGAGCTGATCCAGGCCGAGGGCGCGGTCAGCGAGGCCGTGGCCAGCGCCATGGCCACCGGTGCTCTGACCCGTCTGGGGATCGACGCAGCCGTCGCGGTCACCGGCATCGCCGGGCCTGGCGGCGGGAGCGAGTCGAAGCCGGTCGGCACCATATGGCTCGCCGTAGCCCTGGGGGGCGTGGTCGAAACGCGCAAGTCGGTTTTCGGTGGAAGCCGACACGATATCCGGGCCCGGGCCGCACAGGGGGCGCTCTCGCTGCTCTACAAGTCCCTTCCGCACTGA
- the pgsA gene encoding CDP-diacylglycerol--glycerol-3-phosphate 3-phosphatidyltransferase: MWTLPNIITLVRICFTPVIALLPFIEGYWPKLIAFIVFVVAAVSDVYDGHLARTRNQVTDLGKLLDPIADKLLLFATLIPIYWISRQRHDLYDIPLWGSIPLWVCLLLIGREVAMTAFRWWASRRGVVIPAAGAGKLKTTIQNIFVGAVILWFAFRDARKPMGWEHSRFAGYWNEFHGGFVAVTLAVAALLTVYSFALYLYRNRGLFSDRAR, encoded by the coding sequence ATGTGGACCCTGCCCAACATCATCACCCTGGTGCGGATCTGCTTCACGCCGGTCATCGCCCTCCTCCCCTTCATCGAGGGCTACTGGCCCAAGCTGATCGCCTTCATCGTCTTCGTGGTCGCTGCGGTGAGTGACGTGTACGATGGCCACCTCGCGCGAACCCGCAACCAGGTCACCGACCTGGGCAAGCTGCTCGACCCAATCGCCGACAAGCTGCTGCTCTTCGCCACCCTCATTCCGATCTACTGGATCTCGCGCCAGCGCCACGACCTCTACGACATCCCGCTGTGGGGCAGCATCCCGCTCTGGGTCTGCCTGCTGCTCATCGGACGCGAGGTGGCGATGACCGCCTTCCGCTGGTGGGCCAGCCGCCGCGGCGTAGTGATCCCGGCCGCCGGGGCGGGGAAGCTCAAGACCACCATCCAGAACATCTTCGTCGGGGCTGTGATTCTGTGGTTCGCCTTCCGGGATGCCCGGAAGCCGATGGGCTGGGAGCATAGCCGCTTCGCCGGCTACTGGAACGAGTTTCACGGCGGCTTCGTCGCGGTGACGCTCGCTGTGGCCGCACTGCTCACCGTCTACTCCTTCGCGCTCTACCTCTACCGCAATCGCGGACTCTTCAGCGATCGGGCGCGGTAA
- a CDS encoding GTPase domain-containing protein, with translation MSMINYASREINCKLVYYGPGLGGKTTNLEFVYNKVAPAARGKMISLATETERTLFFDFLPVDLGTIRGFKVKFHLYTVPGQVYYNASRKLILKGVDGVVFVADSQIERMDANIEAMQNLYENMTQHGYDLTKIPFAIQYNKRDLPNAAPVTELQASLNPGWPVDDPARQRPVADPNHEAEFLVGQLDGQWIERAPYFEAVALTGEGVFDTLKAISKNVVKTLG, from the coding sequence ATGTCGATGATCAACTACGCCTCACGCGAGATCAACTGCAAGCTGGTGTACTACGGCCCGGGGCTGGGTGGCAAGACCACCAACCTCGAGTTCGTGTACAACAAGGTGGCGCCTGCCGCGCGAGGTAAAATGATCTCCCTCGCCACCGAGACCGAGCGCACCCTGTTCTTCGATTTCCTGCCGGTCGATCTCGGCACCATTCGCGGGTTCAAGGTCAAGTTCCACCTCTATACCGTGCCGGGACAGGTCTACTACAACGCCTCGCGGAAGCTGATCCTCAAAGGGGTGGATGGGGTCGTCTTCGTGGCGGACAGCCAGATCGAACGGATGGACGCGAACATCGAGGCGATGCAGAATCTCTACGAGAACATGACCCAGCACGGCTACGATCTCACCAAGATTCCCTTCGCCATCCAGTACAACAAGCGCGACCTCCCCAATGCCGCGCCGGTGACCGAGCTGCAGGCGTCGCTCAACCCGGGGTGGCCGGTGGACGATCCTGCCAGGCAGCGGCCGGTGGCCGACCCCAACCACGAGGCCGAGTTTCTCGTCGGCCAGCTCGATGGCCAATGGATCGAGCGGGCGCCCTACTTCGAGGCCGTGGCCTTGACCGGTGAAGGCGTCTTCGACACCCTCAAAGCCATCAGTAAGAACGTCGTCAAGACGCTGGGGTAG
- a CDS encoding roadblock/LC7 domain-containing protein — MSGASSWTFREDDFRQIQTILTGFLGESNARTALIVDRTGQMVATVGEAPAFDATAFASLTAADFSANDQLARMLGEPEFGALFHQGERESMYLADVARRVILVVLFDNRTTLGLVKLRVKTAVGQLNQVFTDMFNRDGTSAPGVESGFLGEAEDEIDKLFGA, encoded by the coding sequence ATGAGCGGAGCCTCCAGCTGGACCTTCCGGGAGGACGACTTCCGGCAGATCCAGACGATCCTGACGGGCTTTCTCGGCGAATCCAATGCCCGGACCGCGCTCATCGTCGATCGCACCGGACAGATGGTGGCCACGGTGGGCGAGGCGCCGGCCTTCGATGCCACCGCCTTCGCGTCGCTCACCGCCGCCGATTTCAGCGCCAACGATCAGCTCGCCCGCATGCTGGGCGAGCCCGAGTTCGGCGCGCTGTTTCATCAGGGCGAACGGGAGTCGATGTACCTGGCGGACGTGGCCCGGCGAGTCATTCTGGTGGTGCTGTTCGACAACCGCACCACCTTGGGCTTGGTGAAGCTCCGGGTCAAGACGGCGGTGGGGCAGCTGAACCAGGTGTTCACGGACATGTTCAACCGGGACGGCACGAGCGCGCCGGGGGTGGAGTCCGGGTTCCTCGGCGAGGCGGAAGACGAGATCGACAAACTCTTCGGGGCCTGA